atatgaaagataaattgaaaagtatttatattttaatagtatttaaatattgaaatgagaAGAAATGGATAAGATGATGTGTATCCTACCTTAAAATAGTCaggatttattaaaaaattctattcaattCGGAGAAAATAGACTACAGAGTATGTAAATTTcactatatttaaataaaaattattttgacagataaaaaagttgtattgaaaagtagaaattttttgaattgaAGGTGACattctaaatttatatatatatgaaaattctcttttttttccgaaattttattttccaaacaagGCCCATGTAATTTCTCGACCCAATCCAATTGTCCTTACTTGTTTGGAtacttaaaaattgaaatatttcaaaatatttgtaaataataataaaataatttgtgaataataatgaaatagttttaattaagatattCTATTGGATTtcggaaaaaaataaaataaaaatgttacaatgtaaaaaaattgtttgaatataatttgttaatattatttttgttttgaaatttataaatgttgtattgatttttatgtttaaataataattaggtaataacaagatgaaaaaattaaaaatttaaaattgaaatgtgttttttatttgaataatatttaaaaataaaatatctgagaatacctcGGTATACAAATTAGTGCTTATACATTCCTTTATCCGACTTCagattaatgatgaaaaaactTATACCTCGTATGGATGCCAGTGACGCAATCACATGGATTCTTGACAAACGAGCAATTTGTTTCCATCAAATTGGCTTAGGATTGTCTCCTATTTTGAGGAAATTCACACCACTTTGTAATCTGTTTCCTCGTAATAGAATTCACCATAGTGCCGACTCCGAGATACATAGGCCGCCTCCAATCTCATCCCAAGTCGCATTCCAATAATCAAAGAGCCCAAGATGAAATCAATGATGATATTAATACTGATTCAATGATGACATGATATTATATTCATCCTGATGTTTCCCTCTTAAAAGTGGCAGCTCTCCACCAACACGAGGGGAGGGAATGGAAAGGTTGCTTCTTGGATTGATTTCAGACAACACTAGGGGGCATTGCAGATGCGAAGAACTAAGCTCAAGGCCCATCTGCAACTCCAAAGGTGGGCACAATAGAGGAATTTTGTATCTTTTCCTGATATGTGCAATATTCCGTTGGTTCTATATCCTAAAAGCACTTAAGAGGTTCATGGAATGTTGTTCAATACGATAGCAGCACATACTAGAATTCCGGGGTCTCCATTATTTTACCTCAATTATGGCTGTCTGAACAGGAAACAAATCACATGTTCACAAGCAGCTACTATTGTTAATGATGCAGCCAACTTTaattaaaagagagaaatttatCAAAGCGAAATCTACCATATATCAGAATTGAAATGCCTTTACATTATTCAAGTTTTAATCAATAAGATCTTGCCTTTGTTCTGACATAGGCAACGTGTATTGCGGCATAAAATCATGTCTTCGTTCTGAAAGTACTAACAACAATTCAAAGCTAAGCATCCTTTGAAACACTGAGCTCATTCAGGATAAGAGGAGATGATAAGGAAAAGATACAGTGCATAGGAAGGCCCACTAATAGCACCAGCTTGCCACAAGAAGGAAATGATATTCAGGATCAAAAATTTGAGGACCAGTTGGAAGCACTCCCGACTCTGGGAATGCCAACAGATTCCCTTTTAGACTCTTTGTCCACCGAGAAATTTGCACCACACACCTGGCCTGAACTGTCTACCCTTGGCACTGGCTTCACTTCATTAAGGGGGTGTTCAAAACTCCTCAAGCCACCAGAGGTCGTGAAAAAGCATCCTTTGGATAGCAGAAGAAACAGCGTAATTAGCAATAGTTATGCTAATTATTGAACTTTCTAGAGAAGAGTGTAGTGACCAAAAGTTCATGTTAATTAGCACAGAAAAAGAAACAGGAAGCAAGAACCAAATTTTAAGGTATATAAGGAATGAGGAAGGTAAAATAGAGAACCAACATAACACGTAAGAAGATAAAAATGCTTGTCTTGTTacagaaatttgaaaatcacCCACATCCCGGTGTTTGTTATATTGTGGTACTAAATCAGCTTAAACACACATTTCAAAGCCCACAAGTGTTTTGTCTCTTGAATTTTATTCCAATACTTGTCATCTGGTTCattaagaaaagttaaaaagaatagaaaagttaaaaagaattaCAAAGAAATTCCCCAACATAGGCAtccattttttctaaaatggcTATGGATACTTGTACATGATTATATACCTTCAGGAAATGGTGCAAAAGATTTCCCACAGCCCTTCTtcaaaatttcatcatcatcCGAAAGAACAAGATGACCTTCAGAATCAGTACCCCAGAAGAAGGGAACACTTCCATCGGCATCCTGGGAAAGAGGAAACCAGAATTAGCTCAAGTAAAGCCAATAATGATTAGTACAGAGAGATTATATTTATAAGGGGTTCATAATACAGAATCATAAAAGTGAAGGAAGAAAGATATACTCACAACGGCAATAAATGTGGCTCTAGAGGTGCTGTCATAGACAATAAACGCAAACTTCCCTTGGATACCTCTCACAACCTGATCAGCAGGATAAGGACCACGGTCTCTCAGAGTTCTGTACGCTTCTATAACAATGACAGCCTCGTTTGCTGTTTTGTTCAACCCATATTGTTGCTTAAGCAGGACAAAATTTTCAATGTGGCCTTGAAACAAGCAGAAAATGTTGTCCACTACGGCAAACAATCTAACAGTAAAAAATGTGGAATATCGACAGTTAATTTGAAGTgccaaattaatgaaaaataaaaagatataagCAGATAAAAATAACACCGAAAAATAAGAGCAATAGCTATCCAGCAGAAATTATCATTTGTCTTCTCCGTAGGATCTAAATTCTAAAGACAAAACTCAGTGTTTTAGAATGtataacaaaattacaaaacaaatcaatGAGACCATTACCAATGCATAAATATGGGACTCAGAgaaaatcttacaaattgaataatgatattcaCACAAATAGAATAATCAATCCCcaatgagaaaaagttaaaaagtccctagaaagtaaatgttttttcattcaaatgcgatcaagaaaatcaatagaataattttatttcacgGGACATCCAAACAGCATATTTCGACAGTAAAAGTGATCTAGACAACAAGTTGAACCAGTCTTGTCTTATATACCACTGCCGATACAAATAAACTAAAGACAAAATAAGGTATTTGTATTTGGGTTACACGCTATTGTAAAATCGACATAACCTAAGAATATAAAACTCACAAAAGAATTACAATTTCAGATACGAAACTTGATTGAATAACTAGGATGACAGAAACCACTGATCAAACGAGAGTTTGAATTCCTTGGTCATGGCGAAGGCGGGAAGGCcccattttcaaagaaaacctTACAAACCCTCAAAGACATAAGATTTAACAACAGACAATCCTACGCAAACTGCTAATGATTGTCTTTATTTCCTAATATTTCTCAGATACCAAACGAAGCATTAGCACATGCAGCCCGAAACTCGCGCTATTAAATTAGAAGAGCTAACAAGAGGACACCAAGATTATGAACTAACGCAATGATATTCAGAATTCAGTCCACAAATGTATGTAttgggaggaaaaaaagaaaatctgcaAATCAAAGCTCTAAGATATTATGCATAaccatgaaaaatataattgtcaCTTGCACAACACATAAGAGCCATATTTCCTTTGAAAAGTACAAGGATGAAGGAccccatataaaataaataaataaaattaacatgcTCTTGGTCCCCAGAAATATAAGGAACCCaagagacaaaaaagaaaagaaaagaaaagataataataatgataataataaatcaatcaatcaataaataaataaacttcgGATGCTCTGTCGAAATCCCaagtttcctttttcttttcccatcaTTTCTCTCAAAGCAAACATCCCACAATGGCACAAGCCCAAGACCAGCTCATCCATAAAATGGGATCAAATCCGcatgaaaaagaagaacaagaaaatgaatattttacgTATAtattttggggttttttttttatgtgctgTGGTGGACGTTAAGAAATCTTATATCATGTCGTTGTACCTGGGGAGGAGGGGGTTCTGTTTGTCGAGCGAGCATGCCACGAGGCCCGCAGAGCCGAAGTTGACAGTGACGGAGCCAGGGTGCACAGAGCTGAAGTGGTGGACCAGAACCCCATCTTTCAGAGCCGAGAGGGTGCCCGAGTGAGGGCTCTGCAGGGCCTCCGGGCTCTTCGCCACCGATTTGTCAAAAACTGCCAGCATTGTCTTCTTTCTTGATCGTCGATcgaatgaagagagagagagagagagagagagatggaaaacGACTATTATTAACGAGCATGTGACAGAGAGAAAATGAGTAGGCAGTTATAATTATATACGATTCGTTGAGCCAGCAAACTTCGATTTCCGGGACTGCCCCTTTTCAGATATTTACAATCGAAAATTATGCGGCTCCCCTatgatcattttaaaaaaaattaataaaatataaaatttatataaaagaaaattaaataaatttaactatttGTGCGACGTTTAttcatttcaataaaattacactcttctaatcattatttattattgtgtcCTGCTAGATGCAACCGgctgtttttttaattatttattttattttttagattaaaataaaatgagagacTTAACAAAAAGGGAGGGGACCATCACCGcttcctctctcttttatcTTTCGGTACCCGTACAATTCTATGGGACCTACTCCAACCACTCCATATTCATCTTCTTCACCCTCCAGGCAACTCCATCTTCATCGAAGCAACTCAGAGCTTTGATTGCATTTCTTGAAGCCTTTCTCGAAGAGCATGGAAACATCATGGTAGATGCAGTGGAAAACTTTTCACACCCACctgttgaagaaaaaataggTGTGCCGGTTTCTCAGCCCAGTTTCTCGAGTGAGTGAgatagaattgtttttttttttttttgaactgaAGAACTTGTAGAACTGGGTATTTGTTTCCAACTTTCACTAGAAAATTGAATCGACAATTTCAGTgacaattaatttcatttcgtAGCATTTGGTTGCCCAATGGTGATGGTATGTTTATCCGTAGGTGGTTCCTATGATTTTGCTAATGcaacatatttattttcttttactggTTTGCATTTCTGGATTCTTAGTCGAGTTAGatgaatttttacttaaaatctGAACAGAGTTTGAGAGAGAAGTCGACtaaggaaaagagaaagagagagggaacgAAATGAGAAagtgggaaaaaataaatttttttatacaaccaGTTACGCGGGGTTTTCCAGCCGGTTGCAAGGAGAGtttctctttattattataCTAACAACAAATCAATAAAGCGCAACCGGCTATATATGAGAGCTTATgtggaaagaaacaaaaaaagcaaaaagaaaaagcaaatgaagaaaaatgctggaaggaaaagaaaatgcgAGATTTTTCTTCTTCGGGTGAATAGCAAAGTAGAGCACAATCAAGGATTCCTAGTATGTTGAAGTATTTCTCtaccaagtaaaaaaaaaaaattaggatctGAAAGAAGTCTTGGATTAAATCCCTCAAACTACCACAAAAATAAAGTAGAATTTCTATCGCCTATTAAAGAATACACGAGATGTCCAAAGTATTCTTTTTTTCCAACCCACCCGATGGGGAAACATGGGGTTTAAATTTACGAACAATTAAACCACAATGGTTAGTAGGTAGCTTCAAACAAAAACCATTATACCTAGGACCCATCTGAAGTCTATCCATATAATATGGTTTTGGGTTGTTGAACTTAAGAGTAGAAGAACTTAAAGAGTAAAAAAAGCATTAAGGCCTCATGATGCAAAAGCTTAACAGCACAAATGCTGGATGAGTTTTGCAAAAGGGACCTTAAATTTACAGagaataatatctttaaaacatGGAATTTTGAGAGTTGCAGAGATTGAGATGAAGTCCAAATTTATTGgatattataatactaaattactaacaAAATGTTAAGTGGTTAGCTAAAAACTTGTGAAGAGGTAGAGCAGCTTCTAGGAAGGGAAGATCTCGAAAGAAAAAGGGAGGAGGGCTTGTTCGTGGTGTTCGAAAGGAGGGAGTGTTGTTTGTGGGAAGAGTGGTCTTTGAAGGGAGGGAGTGTTCGTGGGAAGGCGAAGGAGAGGAAACAAAACGGATCGTTTTTCATTTGATTGAAACAGTGTTGTTTCATTTTCTACGTGGGCACCGACTTCCCAACagatatcttttttcttttatccttaacaacaaaacataaataattttggGTCTGAAGCGACGTTTTTACAGTTCATGATTGTAAATTTCAATGTGTTAATTATATCCGTAATAAAGGTAATCCAAATGCGATGgttgacaaaagaaaaaaggaaaaaagaagggCAGTCTTGTGGCCTGCATTATTACAAGTTCATTAAAGAGTCTatccaattaaaattaatacagtTCTTCTACGTACAGTCGGGAGTTGCAACCATGGGGGAGTCATTGCTATGTCAACTTgccacttcaaaaaaaaaaataatagaaaaatagaaaaatagacaaaaatagaagaaaaaaggcatctgaaagaaaaaaagttataaacgAAAACAAGTGCAGAGCTTTTCGTATTCAAAGGGAGGGGTCTCTTGATGTGGgtaaatgagagcattttgggaATCTTCGTGGGTCTCGTCTTCATCTGAGCAACCATTTACCAAAAGAACACCACTAATACCCGCTCCTTTCTCCCTCTTGCTCTttgatcttttatattatctttgGCTTTTAGTTCCATGTTCGTTCAGCGGCTGCAGCATAACTAGCAGAAGAGACTCACTCTCTCTAtcgttaaaaataaaatataatctattttcAAGCATATGAGAATAATCTAGaaaagttctattttttttttcctttttcttttttcttcatcgGTTTGgctaaaaattttcttttagttcaTTCTTCTATGGTTCTACCGTTGTTTTTGTTTGTACGAAATGGGTTCGTCCAAGGTATAAATCCAATTGAATAATCACATGTGAATATGTGATATGTGGGCTCAGCGCAGCAAATGGAGAGGCAAAGCAATTTTGTGGGAGGGAAGATCTTGGAAGACGAAGGGAGAGTTTCCACATCAGCCGCGACTCCCCacgtttatcatttttcaaattaataaatcaatCAAAGGAAGCTGTCGTGGCAAGTGGTGGTGGTCCCCGCTCTCACAATCagaataaaattagaataattctaaataTAACCGTAAAGTACATAAACACCGCATAATTactatgaaaaagaataaaatctactattaaaaaattaatatttttcatgagtCCCATATTTtatcctatattttattcatttttttcaaaacaattacgcgatggttgcacaattcacggttgtaaatatattttctcgaAAAATTATAGGCCAAAAAAGGACGAATTTTATAGCTAGGTTAGGATACAAAGATGATTTCgactcatctaattattacaatttttttaaattctcacacaaaagacaataaacaattcaactttttcaaatctcaaaataataataatattaaaaaataatattctaataatattttattcaatttgtaactctcatctcaactcactatccaaatattccttaaataaatttgtaactTCTGGACATGTGGGCacactctctgtctctctctttctctctatctctttctctctctcaattatcCTGTGggcaattttcaattttcaattctCACTCTGCATTCAGCCTTTATCATCGGAGAACTGTTAAAATTGGAatgtttcaaatatttttttttataggttggAATGTTTCGAATAATTCTCAGCGGCAATGTACATGGCTTTTAACAAAAGTTGAAGTGTTTATTTAACAAAacgttaaataaataaatttccgATTTTCCGTTCTTATTGAAGGGTATCACttacaattataaaatgaaaatagctATTTATCTAATTAAACTACCGTCCTATAAATTGAGGGAAATATAAAGTCACATTGTAGTTGAGAAGCGATAAGTTACAATTATAAACCCTACACATATTAATACCAAGAAACAGAAAAGGAGCTCAACTATAAGCCTCACCGTGATACTAAGCTAAGCAGACATTAACATATCCCACGGCTCAAACTCGGTTGTATGCCACTGATTTGCTGAACAGCTGCCGTATATAGATGACTTGTAAAGCGCTTGCAACGGCCAGCATAATGTATTCACCAACAGTGTAGAATACAACGCGCTTTCTTGTGCTCTCATTTGCTAAGGCAGGAGCACAGAGTGGTCAGTAATCAGTACGAGGAGTAGATATATCCAGCAGCAGTAAGGAAGATGACCAACTATTCTAACTAATGGATAAGTGGTTCCTTTGTTAACAAGTTATATTCATCAAAGAAGGGCATTAATCCAATACAAATGAGTTGGTAGTTTGAGGGtgtaaaaagtaattttcttaACCTTGTATCAAAACGATTTTTTTTCACAGCCAACATACAGTCCACGCCCGAGCCATTGCTTCCGCTGGATCAACAGGATCCCAATCTCAATTTCCTAGGTATGCAGTGTGTGCTTGTCCTATTGAGAAACTGAAGcgaccttttctttttcactacACTAAGCTAAACCAATGGGGCTTATCCAAAGGCTTACAATaggtttttgttttgcataaaACAGATACACATACATCTTGCATGTGGGAAATTCCTATGTAAAAACTTGTCCAGGAATCAGGCATATATATGGAATTGCGAGAAAACTACATAGTGGCATACTCGAGTCAAATTATGATTGTCATTTCAATTCATGGAAAATAATACTTACTGCGACGATGCCGAGCATCACGTGCTTTCAAGTACTTCTGCTCTGCTGTAACAGACTCCAATGCCTCTCTCAGCTCAGCAATTTTGACATTTAGTGGGTTCAAATGTTCTGAAAAAGCCACAATCTAAAGTTAGAAAGGTAGGGCATAAAACAGATAAGGAGCACATATCAGCAACACGTTGATTGGGTTACCAATGGAGTAACAATGTAGATTTGAATACATGATGATGAAAAGAATATCAGAATCCACCAATAACAACATATTGATAGATACTTTAACTGACCGTCTTTAGCCAGGTCATGCTCATTAGGAATATGACCAACATGTATGTAGAAAGAAACAGTCTCTGGTGTTGAGTAAGGATTATGAAAACAGAATTTGTACATTCCACTTTGTGGGGCCTTGAATTCAAACTTGTCACCGGATGTTCCCTTCAAGGTTTTCACCTCATTACCAGCAGGAGACGTCACCTGTACAAAACCCCATTCTTATGATGTATAAACAACTAACTCGAAACTAAAGACAAAAATCTTAGAAAAGTTGAAGAGTTTATTTGAATAGCTGATACTGGTAAATAGCAATCATTCTTATGTGAGATAGATAGAAAACGGTTTCCAAGTTATGTATCAGTCAAAAGCTTTCGTCGCACACATTTCGAGGGGCCTCTTGGAGGCCTTAGATAAAAAGATTACATATATGATGTAACTCTTCCTCAAATAAGTCCAGGACAAGAATCCAACTTGTTACAATGAAAATGCACCCGAGGTCATTTCTCATGATATTTGCTCCAAGTGCAAGATGCAAAGCCAGAAACTAGGACCTGAGGTTCTTAGGCACTATTTCCCGTTCACATGTTTTTCATCATTTATGTGCCCACTTTGCTTCTCATCtttgtttctaacttttttttcataataagtaGTATAAGCTTTATTAGAGCAAGTAAATAGGTGTAACCCAAGAACATAgcaagtatacaaaagagaactTTGTTTCTATCCTCCTTGGGTTATGATTagaactatttctatttttcctccctttctattttctcatttacttatttattaacaAGTGAGCCAAGCATGATTCCACGATCAAGTTGTATTCACTGTTTTTTCTGTCTCGAGATTAAAAATATGCACGTTTATCTTGGATTTAAGGAAAAGATGAGGTAAGCATAAGATCCAGAGTAATGCATCTAAACCAAAGCTTCAGACCAAAATCACAACTTTTATAACGACGTTCAAGTCACCAAGGCAAGGTCCTTCAGACCCTCCCCAGGGATCCCGGAGACACGCTGCCACTTGACGGAATCGTGATCATGTAACCCAGGGAAACTCCCAGTCCTGAATCGAACCAGTATGTCTGACTCTAGAGCTAAACCCTAGCAGAACATCCACCCGGGTCAACGTTACAAATAAATTCACAGGCGAATTACCGTCATCATTAGGTACTCTTAAAagcaaatcaaaccaaaatatataaatcgaaattttatatttctaaaagAAAGATACCTCCACTGAATTGTGCCTAACACACCTACATAAAATTTTCTAGATGGGttcaagttttaagaaaaacatgAACATAGCGTATATCTTTCTCCCCAATCAAACGAGGCCAGCGTTtataaactttttcttttttaaataaaaggcATATATTTTGTTCAAACAAACAATTAAGAAATAAACCACAACGAAACAATCAATCAACAAATAAGCAAAGAAGATAAGCCCTAACAATATCCCGGCACGGAgagatgaaattatatatatatatataaactcacaGTAAAATCTATTCCGGGATGATCAGAGCTCCAGAAGATGTCGTGGTCGACCACCACGAAGTTTCCAGAGACGTTGTCGCCCTCGTAGAGGACGTACTCATAGACGCATTCAACGTCGTTTACAGTCACCGAGAGCGATGAGATTCTTCCAAGGAAGTTGAAAAGCACCAGAAGAACCATTAACAAGCAGATCTTCACGCTTTTCTGCCTCTGcctctccattttctttctgcggatttttcttttttgtttttttctgagATTTGGGAAGCTGGTGTCGAAGGAGAGAGCACTCGAGATGGGTTTGTTTTGTTCTCCATCATAAACTGGGCGTTTTGACGTCGATACGGTACCGTTTTCACACTCGCACTTATTTTGTACTTCTCAAcctgaaataaatattttaaattatattaaggGAATGGTGTGCggtatatttaaataatatttattttattgtttttttaagtATACATTTCTTAGTATAAGATATGGacagagttttttttataagatttttttgggGTCCATGTATAAATATGATAAGCATTGATTAAGCATcggtttggattaaaaattcacgtcaatttattttatcttatcgttataattttttaaatttttatataaaatataataaataattaaatttttttaaattttaaaataataataatattaaaaaataatattttattcaaatcatctaaaattatctcaactcatttctaaatccaaacaatatGACTCAAGCAACCTAAGAAcgttattagaaaaaaaacctAAGAACAGCCAATGTGGCATTGTTCTTCCCACGCATCATAATCCAAATTACCAAAGTTAGCTCTCAGCTGCAACAATACCTGGGTTGCAAAGAA
Above is a genomic segment from Juglans microcarpa x Juglans regia isolate MS1-56 chromosome 1D, Jm3101_v1.0, whole genome shotgun sequence containing:
- the LOC121238743 gene encoding transmembrane emp24 domain-containing protein p24beta3-like; translation: MERQRQKSVKICLLMVLLVLFNFLGRISSLSVTVNDVECVYEYVLYEGDNVSGNFVVVDHDIFWSSDHPGIDFTVTSPAGNEVKTLKGTSGDKFEFKAPQSGMYKFCFHNPYSTPETVSFYIHVGHIPNEHDLAKDEHLNPLNVKIAELREALESVTAEQKYLKARDARHRRTNESTRKRVVFYTVGEYIMLAVASALQVIYIRQLFSKSVAYNRV
- the LOC121250666 gene encoding stem-specific protein TSJT1-like, with translation MLAVFDKSVAKSPEALQSPHSGTLSALKDGVLVHHFSSVHPGSVTVNFGSAGLVACSLDKQNPLLPRLFAVVDNIFCLFQGHIENFVLLKQQYGLNKTANEAVIVIEAYRTLRDRGPYPADQVVRGIQGKFAFIVYDSTSRATFIAVDADGSVPFFWGTDSEGHLVLSDDDEILKKGCGKSFAPFPEGCFFTTSGGLRSFEHPLNEVKPVPRVDSSGQVCGANFSVDKESKRESVGIPRVGSASNWSSNF